The DNA window tgtacatgtgcactgATGTGCCAAGGCACAGATGTGGATGTTGGGGGAAAACTTATAGCAGTTGGTTCTCCCCTTCTACCATGggagtcctgggaatcaaactcgggtGGTCAGGCAACTGCCTTTACCagccgagccatctccccaaccccttgGGTGGAGTCCTTAGCTAGCCTAGTGATGGTCTGTTTGATTTAAAACACCACGAAACAATGGATGTTGACATCACCCTTTTATTTCAGTTAGAAATAAtacagttccagagggaaaaTCATCAATAAATAACGGTGTTTAATCATTAAATGTAAAAATCCCAACTCTTTGGCATCTGACAGGATTCTATTACTTGTCAAACTAATGACTGTATAGATATAGTTAATCTTAGTGATCATTCATCAATATGTTACAAAGGTGCAGTTTACTTTAAAATAGACAACAGCAGAAACTTTCCAGCCATTGAAAACTCTAATCGATTCAGTAAGATGGAAGCCAGCATCTCCAAAGCTCTTTCCTACATGTTGCCAACACGGTTGTCTCTCTATGAAGAGTTTCTGAGGTTTCTAAGACTTATTCTGCTCTAATAAAGCTTGCCATTCATTCTGGACAGAGGGAAAAATCACGATTGTTCCAGGAATGGCCCATCCGCCAAttaaaaagtgttcttatttttaaaagcaagactGCTAACCCCTTAGAAACTCACAGTGCCcccaaagaaaacataaactacGTAGTTCTATATAGCCAGAAATGCCAAATCAGTAATAAATTGCACCTTTAAGACTgagtaaaagaaatagaaatgtttACAAAAGGAAAGTTACATACATTTATGGTCAAGAATAGTTGAGCTGCTTCTGTTACTAAAGGCAAGGAATTATTTCTTTAGCAACAAATCAAACCAGTGTGATGGACGTAAACTCTTAGGTAATCCAGGATTAGCCCATTAAAACTGTAGGAGTATGTTGGGCTCCTACGCTAATCCCGAACTAAAGTTTTGATGAGTGCCTCGCTGCAGAGAACTGAGCCTGGAAAGACCCAACCCTGGGCTGAGCGGTATCACTTCATACTCAGTTTAAGCCTTTGATAGTCAAAATCAGGAGCTCCTCTGCTAGAGCTGCAGTCACTTACAAGAAGTAAAGATGCAAGCAGCACTATACTGACAACCCAGTGCTGAGAATCCTCCCTGTCTTCAAGTTCCATGTGGAATTTAAATTGATAATAAGCACTAAGGAAATGTTTCCAACTGACGAAAACTTCATATTGGAAACATTCTGAAAAGCGCCCCACCCGCTACCCATCGTAAAATAAATACTTTGTATcccaaatttaattttattaagacACACTTTAATAATGCTAGAAAGGAATATTTTACAGCCATAAAGATCAGTAACTTTCCATgcggaaattaaaaaaaaaaatccattgctCAATATCATTATTGAGGCAAGTGAAGAAAGATTATTCTCTTAATTATCTGAAATGTTAATTGTTTTCAGTGCAAAACcagttataaaatatttaaactcaatatttaaaaataaaaagtggtcCAGTTCAGCCGTGTTCAAGCTTTAAATTTCATAAGACAAATCATTACATACATTTTATAGTAAAATACAGAGATCCAAGAAGCACTGGGTACTTCGGTATAAATTTCTAATGAATCATACCAAGTTAGCAACAACCAAGCAGGTAACATTCCCAATTTGGGTGTCAGACTCATAAAGGTGAAATTACTGCACCAAAGCCTTTTCCTAGCTAAAAAGCTATGCAAACTAACAGTCAACATTCGGTTTTCTTTGCAATTGCGTGCTCTAGAATGAtatccccccgccccgccccaagTACCTGTGATTTCATTCCTGTATCCAAAACTTGATCCAAACAATTTTTATGTTCCAGGAACACTTAGCTGATATAACCATCTCTAACGTGAAGGGTCATGTACAGAGTACGACAGTAGATTTTTCTCTAGCCGAGCATAGGCTGACCTAAAGTGGTTTAAACTCTGCCCACGCCACTCATGTATTGTTTCTAGCAAACACTCGGTCCCCTCGGAGGGTCAGGTGCTGAAGCTGGTACTGTAGCACTTCCGTGTCAGCTGGCTCCTTGATGTTCATTTTATCTAGATTGAGGTAGTCCAGAGATTTGGAGTGAGCCCTCTTACCTTTAAGAAGACATAGAGGCAAGGGCCCATGGAGGGCCTTATAAGGTTCATAAGGTAAGGGTTTGGTGCACTTGTCTCCTGAGCTGGGCATCCGCCTTCGCCTCCTGCCATTAACCGCTGGGATCTCATATGGCTGATAGTACCTACTTCTAGTTTTATACAGACGAGAGGAACGCGCGAGTCCCGTGTCCAGCTGTTTAGCGCGCAAGGCGGGCATGGCTTCTCCCTTGCTGTCTTCCCCTCCTGTGCACTTCTGGGCTAACTTCAGGAGTTCCTCACCAGTGGTGAAGCCAACCAAGTAGTTAGAGTCCATGTGGAGGATCTGATAACCAGACACAGTCCGGCGCATGGGCGAGCAGGGTGTGCTAGAGCAGCGgggtttctctgcctctgcttttccTGGAGAGCTTCCCTCAGCCACAGGCAAGGGCAGGGTGGTCAGGGTACTTCTGGAATCCCCATTTATATCTACTTCCATCTTAGGCACCAGGCTGCACACGCCTGAAAGGAAACAGACTCAGATTAGAAGTTGGTAACACGCAGCTCTGGGCAGAGCCCGAGCTGTCAGAACACACAGAGCATGAACAACACTGTCTTGAAGACAGACACTGTACAGCACACAGATCCCCGCCTCTGTCTATGAGACACATCAGAGCAGGTAACAAATGAGCGCTGCCATCCTGTGCTCAGGAACGCACAGGCAGCTCAATGACCATTGGAAGCTTTATGGAGATGATGAGACAGGGAAGAAATGAGAATGGGCTACGTCTCCAAGTTGGCACAAATGAGCGCTGCCATCCTGTGCTCAGGAACGCACAGGCAGCTCAATGACCATTGGAAGCTTTATGGAGATGATGAGACAGGGAAGAAATGAGAATGGGCTACGTCTCCAAGCGCCAGTTTACTCCTTGGTATGCTTAGAAACTGAGTACAAATCCCAACAGTAGGCAAACATAGGTAAACACACAGGTTTTCACAAAGTGGTTTCAAAATGATTTGATGTGTAAGCTAAATTTCCTCTCCTTTAACTTAGATGTATAACTACTCCACCCTTCACACCTGTGAGGCTTTGCAACTGTGCGTGAGGACTCCTGTACAATCTCCTGACTGACCGGTTCACCTGGTAGCTATCCTAACAATATGACTGAGCATTTAGAGGTGGGAAGGAAGCCTTGCAAAAAAAACTCATCCTCTGAAATCTCCA is part of the Mus musculus strain C57BL/6J chromosome 1, GRCm38.p6 C57BL/6J genome and encodes:
- the Macir gene encoding macrophage immunometabolism regulator isoform X1; the protein is MEVDINGDSRSTLTTLPLPVAEGSSPGKAEAEKPRCSSTPCSPMRRTVSGYQILHMDSNYLVGFTTGEELLKLAQKCTGGEDSKGEAMPALRAKQLDTGLARSSRLYKTRSRYYQPYEIPAVNGRRRRRMPSSGDKCTKPLPYEPYKALHGPLPLCLLKGKRAHSKSLDYLNLDKMNIKEPADTEVLQYQLQHLTLRGDRVFARNNT